One genomic region from Gossypium hirsutum isolate 1008001.06 chromosome D13, Gossypium_hirsutum_v2.1, whole genome shotgun sequence encodes:
- the LOC107920659 gene encoding serine/threonine-protein kinase rio2-like: MAVCDFNMCFTFVMAGWEGPAHDTRIFLDAIRDPKYKFPHPPNGKYYLVDSGYPQMKGYLGPYRGQRYHLPDFRRGRPISGKEEIFNHSHSSLRSVIERTFGVLKKKWAILKDMPSYSFEKQTMIVVATMTIHNFIRKHVSRNDADFMEYEDINWAYENNIDSENTHGQENDDDDDDDDDSDDDSESNNSSGFEMELTRDIIASSLMNSL, encoded by the exons ATGGCagtatgtgattttaatatgtgtttcacATTTGTCATGGCTGGATGGGAAGGACCGGCACATGACACTAGAATATTTCTTGATGCAATTCGAGATCCAAAATACAAATTTCCGCACCCTCCAAAtg gaaaatattatcttgttgattctggatatcctcaaatgaaaggttatcttggaccatatagaggtcagcgatatcatttacctgactTCCGTAGAGGTAGACCGATATCTGGTAAAGAAGAgatattcaatcattcacattcatcattacgtagtgtgattgaacgaacttttggtgttttgaaaaaaaaatgggccattttaaaggatatgccaagttatagttttgaaaagcaaACGATGATCGTTGTTGCTACAATGACGATACACAATTTTATCCGAAAACATGTCAGCCGAAATGATGCAGATTTTATGGAATACGAAGATATTAATTGGGCATATGAGAATaatattgattcagaaaatacGCATGGTcaagaaaatgatgatgatgacgacgacgaCGATGATAGTGATGATGACAGTGAATCAAACaattcaagtggttttgaaatggaattaacaagagatattatagcttctagtttaatgaattcactttaa